TCCCGGCCATCGGCCACAAGGggcaaaaagaatatatatgaaatgaaaaaagaaaaaaaccaaaaatcttataaaaatacaaaatattattttttaaaaaatatctatgtcAAGACCGATCGTGCCACATCAGTGTCGGATGCCGACatccacgttagtaattttcgatcaaaattagcgcAATggattggtaccaatgcaaaaaaatttagaactaaattactacaaatgcaataaatgcaggacttttttagtacttttcctgACATCTTGTCCACATGTAAGCACACGTAATTCTCACTACACTGACAATTAATAACAGTTAGTATCAGCACATCCTCAACTGCTCAAATATAATCCATTTCGTCTTAATGTCGATTTCTCGGTCTCTCATCAACACCGATATAGTGATTGCTTGTTTTATCTCCTTTGTAATCGACTATGGAATTCAATGATTGAcaaaattcatgagaaattattgCTAACATTATTgctaatttcatgaaaaatgaaagaggtgGGATTTTTCACAAACAAATACCATCGACAGGATTAGATCTTGATTGAACCTTTTTAAAAAcaatttagaactcaattgaccaaaatttaATATTTAGGACTCTATTAGCAAAGAAAAGCCGTTTAGGACTTCATTGGAGCTAATGATTCTTTTATGACATCTTATATCCCTTTCAAGCTTCAACAAAAGACTTGGATGGATCATTAGAATTTAAACTGTCTTAAGGATGAGTGAAAAATTACTAACATGTAGTATGTAGTGAATTGAATTTGGCCCATTAAAAATTGTGGATTTCATACGAGGCCGGCATGGATCTTGCGAGATATGATGGTCTAGATTCAGCTCAATACGTACGTCGAGGTAATCAAATGATATGTTGGAATACATGGTCGGTGGACACCCGACACTCGATAAGATGGAATGACCCTTTGTATCCTAAAGCCCTTATCGGTCAAAAGAGGTAAGTGGGTCAACAGAACACGAGGTTGCCTACGGGTACTATAAGGACCtacatggtaaccattctcattctctgattctcatcccataataataaaaaatgaaaatgctatttggtaacgtaaataattctgattatGATTCTATTCCTAGAATCGGttttggagaatcagaatcggttttagagtaagatccagaagcaaaaaaaagttgcttctgggaaaagaatgacttttgaaaatagcaaacagaatcaagtctcacatctctaactttttccttgtaattttctcgtcattttttcccctctacctaataaaaataaaataaaataaaaataaaaaataattttttaaaaaaataacaaaaaatttagaaaatccttaaaaaatagaaaaagcttagattatacTAGTTTGactttattttcataaagttgggcctaaatttcatagatttcactctcctataaagaatattgcagaggatgagggcatccaacatgcatactggTAGCCGTGCGTTacaagatgtttctatgtatttaaaaaacgcaacatttaaagaactttaaacatcatgtattaaaatttgtatttcattcatgacatgctaaaaaataatgtattttaaattatttgagtgtgcattgaaaattagtctttaatttatgatgaaattttataaattaaccgcatagttatttgacttaaatgaaaaaaatagggaaagaatcatttttttgaaacataaattttgtgcagttatcaaacacgtttcgattctctaaaactcattcagtaacataatcaaaaaattcatttgaaccggAATCAGGTTTTTTGGATCAgaatgagaatcagagaataagaatggttaccatgcggaCCCTAAATTTATGCAGCTAATCTTGAGTGAACGTGGAGATTAGTTCGGCCATCCGTCTAGTCGACAACCGTTGAGAAGGATGTTCAAGATGTGGTTCCACAATCTCTCCAAGCTTAGATTGCTCTTCACTCCCGATTTAAATTTAGGTCAAGATTCAGGAATTTTACTCTCCCAAACTAAATCTAAATATAGATCTAGGAGTTCCCTACATGTATTAGATATGTATTCTTTCAGCATATTAACGTTGGTGTCTCTGCACGACCATAGTGATGGGGATGTCGAAATCTTGACGCGCCGCAAGCCATTGCAAATAAAGTGAGAGATCTTGGCGTGTGCTTATCATTAGTGATTGGCCGCTAAAGttttacattgacaaatttgtTTCGGAGAGATAAGTGTATGCTTCTAGTTGCGGATCGtactttgttatttgctttccgACTTTTGTCAAAAATTGTTTGGAATTTGCTAGACTTGAAAGATGCAACTCTTGGACTATTATTATCACATGAATGACATCCTttttgacaaggaaaaaaaggaacacGAGGTTACATAAATATATAATGATACAGTCGTGGATATCTTGGGTCAATAGAACACAAGGTTGTCAAAAGTTTTGGAATTGAGTTGGCCAATTAAAAGATTAGGACTGTATTGACATATGTATAACAAAAACCTTTTCTGATGATTTTTCTCATATTTCCATGGGATTACCAAAAAACATTATCTATGCCGGTTTACCGAGGTTAGAATTCATCTGCAAATACTATGTTACTTGATAATATATAATCACGAAACATCAAATATTCTAAGTTTACACatcaaaatattagtaaaaagaTTGGGAAAAAGTTATACGATGAGTTAAATTAATGAATTAATCGCCTACGTTATGCAACCAAGTCAATGAAGCTTTATAATGAGTCCCGATTAAAAATGTAGGATTCATTTTGTATAGTTTCAGTTACATGTGAAAAGTCTTAGCTAGTTTATATAATTTGGCAGTACGTGAAAATCTTGCCATGCAGCAACGACACATTCGTCACTGATTCAACAAAATTTATCATTTAGCGGTCAAAGTCAACGAACGACTTTCCCCCatcaattgcaatttttttctgcCTTCATGTATGCCCGTAGCCGTAGGTTCACCGTCGACAGCATCCCAATCTGTTTACCCGCCCAATCTCATTCCTCTCAGCAATGGCGAACGTCTCGGTCTCGAGCGTCCTGAAGCTTGTACCCCTGCTCATGGTGCTCGTGCTCGTGATCCCGAAAGGCGAAAGCCGGGTCCCGTATAAGAAAGCCGTTCGGATCCGGAACGACATGGGCGGCGTCACGCTGATGACGCATTGCAGATCCAAGACCGACGACCTCGGTGTGCACTACCTTGGCGACGGGAACTACACCCGGCGGTCATTCAACAACTTCGTCCGCACAGTCTTTCGGTGCGCCTCAAGTGGAGCGGCGAAGCGAGAGACATCACGGTTTACGATACGCCGAGGGATCTAAATCGGTGTTGGCTCAAGTGCTGGTGGAGCATAAGGCCGAACGGAGCCTCCTCTTACAATGAGAACGAGAATCGATATGAGAAGTTGTATCCCTGGTAGAAGTAGGAGGTTTaacttcgaaaaaaaaaaattgtgagaaaCTATCTGAATAAATCCTCTTCCATCTTCGTTAttaggataatgacacaaataactCGTGCACTTTGACTCAATGTTTTGACTAATATGATCTCTCAGCTTTAACCCAATGCACAATACGATTCCTAAATTTTCAATGTGACCGatatgatccctaaatttttaaattttcaaggGCGGTCTCTGTCACCCATCTCCGGGCATCGCTGGTGGCCGTCCATCACCTAAGACCGGCCACTacgaatagaaaaaaaaaaaaaaaagaaaaaaaatttaaaaaaatagaaaatgtagagggtgaaaatgcccttaaaCAGCGGGTGAGGTTAGACATGACGGATTTCACTGGTCTAGCGCACGACCACCGCCACCTGCTTTGTTCCGCCATTCCACCACCGTAGTCCTAAGATAGAGTTAGCAGtttgcttgtttgtttttttttttttttttccgtttagAAGTTTTTCCAGAATTacttaataaaaatattttgctagATTGGATCTTAAGTTTGGAATCATTTTCATCGAAAGAATTATAGTTTCTGTCCCTTTTTTATGGGGTAATTAGCACTACATTGAGCTTGTCTTGAACCGAACCTTTTTTATAGAGTAAACTATCTTTTTCGATCCACACCTAGATTAGTCCTCGAGTTGGGCGGTTTCACCTTAGAATCGGAATTCGAGTAGTTCGGTTCTAACggaaatcgagaatcggaccgattattccaaattccaaaagtttgaattcgAACACTTCTTAGAACCAAACCGATTCAGTTCTATCTGATCCGATTTCCGAACCGATCCGTTTTGGTGCATATATCCTTGCTAGAATTCCAGGCTCGAGATGTTCAGGTCAGGCCACGCACCTTTTAATGAAACCCGGTTCACCCGGCCCGTTTGTCCCCTCCGCCCGCCCCTTGTTATGAAGTTGAAGACCTTTTTTAAGCCGAGACGGTCTCATGTCAGGGGttaattggaattttcttcGTATTTCCTGGGCTGGAAAAGGAAAACACCCAAATTTGAGGGGCCAAAACGGAATTAAGCCGTtatactttttccttttggccccATGAACATGAAGCCATCAGCTCGCGGCTAGGGCAGTTTGGCTATTTCCTTCTCCAGAGCTGGGTTTTGGGTTTTAACCCTCTGCTTTCTTCCGCCATCTCTGCCCCTTCTCGCTCTGGCTCTGTGACAATTCAGTGGAAGCTGCACTTTGATCGGAACATGATTAGAGGAGGCAAAAGCTACGTATCCTCGCCGCCTGCTTTCTCCAACGATGCCAAGAGGCTCCTCGTGTGCACCGGCAGCACCGTCTCTGTCTTCAGCACCTCCACCGGCTTGCAGGTCTCGTTCTTGATACACCCGTATGCTTCTTGTTTCTTCATATGTTGTGGGAGAACGTAGATTCTTGGTTCGGGTAACCGAGTTTTGTCCCCTTTTTCTTGGTTGCTGTCTTCTTGAGGTCCGCAGATGGGATCGTTGGAGGGTCATGTCGCGCTTGTTACGTCCGTTATAGTGGTGCCTGACTCCAGCCCCGCCGGTAGATTCTTGTGTTACTGTTGGACTGCTTCGCTTGATGGGACCATCCGGTATTGGGACTTCTCCGTGCTGGAGTTGATGAAGACGGTCGATGTTCGACTGCCCATTTTCTCCATGGTATGTTGGGCTTCCACTCAAGTTGAAAGAGTGATGTTGGATTGGGTTTCTTTCGTGGGGCTTCTCTTCTGTTCTGTTTGGAGTTGCACGGGCTGGTTATGGTTTTGTCccctgattttgtttttttttttttgtgggggaggggggagCATGTTCAAATGGCATTCTAATGGAAAATGATGAATTGCGGTCAGATTTTGTAAATGGTGCAACATTTTACCTAAATTGCTGCAGACAGACATGGCAGGGGTTCACTTGGCGTCACAGATTTTCAATTGCTAactccctcctcctccccacccacccacccaagGCCGCCACCCCACCCCCAAACCGGCCCCACCCCCCCCCGCGCTCACACACCCCGCACCCAAATAGACTAAGTCTGGATCTCTTTGAAGGTTATCAGCTTTGAAGAAATTGCAAATGTTCAATTGCAATATCGTTTTCcattttactttacttttttaattgtGTATTAAGTTGTTGAATGTTTCTTAGGAGTTGAGCAAGGGGATACTTTGCATTTAGAATCTTCAAATTTGGTCTTTTTGAGGATTTGAGTCTCTGCTGTTTTTGGAGCTTTTAGACAATTATCAAATGATGGCTCTTATCTTTACTGATAGttccctctttctctttccttttattcCGCTTGTGATTGTTTATGCTGTACTTGATTGATTCTTATAAATTTTATGACATACAATTAGGTTTGCTCTCTGGTGGTGAGGTGGTTAATTGGACTAGTTATAATTGGTTAAAAAACTGTTGCTAATACACTGCCAGGTGGAAGCATTTAAAAACAATTTTATAgcagctaatttttttttcctggtgaTGCTAAAACTAATGGTCTTGTGTTTGGTTGGATCTACTGGATGCTTTCTGACATATATGTAAGTCTGAGAGCCAATATTGTGATGGGTGTGACCAAATTGACATTGACAATGTTCAGATTCTGCTATTTGGCAAGGTAGCCAACTTAGCATCTTTGGCAGTTTGACCACTTGGATTCATTGTCTTAAATTATTTTGTGGGCACATTTAGTTCTTTATGGATATATTATTTTACCATTATTTAGATCAAAGGGAAACTTATAGCAGTTTAAGCCTTCCGTTGACGTCTTAGTCATCATGGTTGATAAGTTATTCATACTGTCAAGGTATAGCTTTGCTTTTTGTTGTGTTCTGGGAATACCCTGTGGATTTTGTACTTACAAAGATTGTAATATCCAGGTGATTCCGTCGTTATTGTCACAGCAAAATGAGAGCAGTGAAAGATCCCCAGATGTTTTTGCCTATATATCAGTCGAGAATATAAGAGCACCGGAAACACAACCAAAAGCCTTACGAGGGCAAGTTCGAAAGTGTAACCTAACCAAATCTTCTCTTGCCGGAGGAGTAACATTGAAAGAGGTGCAACACAGATGTAGTGTGCTTATTTTGCTCCTCTCCTTACGATGTTAATACctgcaaaaaaattcattttgcttTTCAGCTGATTCTCTTAATATGATTTGGACATTGTTATGGTACTTTTTGTTTCCAGTTTACAAAATGAATAGCTAGTTAGTTCTTATGGTGTTCCTTGAAATTTCGCGATCATACGGCACAATtcttgaagaaaaaaatgaagtgatTTCCATCTTAGGTTCATTTAGATCCTCTGTCTAGGTCTGTTACAATATAATCTCTAACATCTCTCCCTTATTTAGGTGGGAAATAGATTTTGAAGTAAACATGACAATATCATATATGAGGTGGCTtagccaaaacaaaaaagacctCGATGAGGTGAGCTAAGAGACTAAAGCAACGGTTTTTCACCAGTCTGCCCAAAACTCATATAATACACGTGAGGGGATCTTTAGTGTCTAAATAATGGTTCTTTCGCTTATAAggtgtctttttcttctttgtagAGCACTGATTCATTGCTTAAATTTCCTGAGTATTGGTCCTTGTGTTTAGTTATTGACTAATTAATACAGGTCCTTTTTAATTGCGATGTTCTTATAGCTGTATCTTGTCAAATTATCTTCGCAGACCAAGAAACCAGAGTATATAACCATTAGTTCCTCAGGAGAATTTTTTGGCATTCTCGACAAGCAGAAGCTTCACATATGGAAGGTTCCTGAAATTGAGTCAGAACGTGTAGTGCTTAAAAGAATAGACCTTCATCATACAAAAAAGTTCACCGTTTTTGCCTTCCACCCCACTCAAAGAATTGTGGCTGCTGGGGATGTAACTGGGAGAATTTTAGTTTGGAGAGGATTTGGTAAAAGGACATTTTCCATAGGAGACGGGCAACCAAATGGAAGATTGACAAACTTTGATGAAGACAAACCTGGGGTGAGGGGAAATGATGATGCTGATAATTGTACAACATGGCATTGGCATCCTCATGAAGTTTGTTGTCTTGTATTCTCTTCCGATGGAGCCTACATGTATTCTGGTAAGTTAAATAGGCTGTTGAGTAAGAACTGTAATATGATAGTATGGAAATTTGTAGGTTAATTATATCTGTCACTGGGGGAACATGTTTGATTGCTGTGTGTTGTTGTCTGTACTAGTGCAACCTATTCATTGTGATCAATCTTCGTGCAAAAGCTGATTTTGGTTTCTAAAACTGATGAATAGGTTGTCACTCATGGACCATGTAAGTTCTAAGAGGTTGATATTTATATAGTCATGGTTAGATGTGATCTTATTATGTGTTTTGTTGTCAAGGTTATAAGTAACTAGGTTAGGTTGGTAATAGCGAAATTTTGAATTTCCTGTTGGAGTCTGATAGCCGTTGGGTTTTCGTGTATGGGATAGCCGGAGCATGCTTTCTCTCAGCCCATATCATAGGCCTGTGGAAGTTTAAGTGTTGATGTTCAACATTCAAGAATTTCCTGGTTATGACTCTTTTTTGGGGCTTGCAGGAGGTAGGGAAGGAGTTCTTGTGGTATGGCAGATAGATACtgggaaaaagaaatttttaccaCGAATCGGATCTCCACTTTTGTATTTTGTGGATTCTCCCGACCCATCGCTTGCCTCTGTGAGGAAAGCTTGTTTGCAATACTTCATATTTGAGTATTTCTCTCAAATACTGGAGAAGCTGATGCAGTCAATTGCTGAATGTTTTTCAGATTTCTTGTGCGGATAATCAAATGCATCTACTGAAAATGCCTGCAATGGAAATGGTGAAATCTATTTCGGGAATCAAGGTATGTTTAAGGCAGGTCTACTTTTAGTTGTTGTATGCAGGTTTCTGTGAACTTTTGGTTTGTATCACTTTTTGTGTATCTAAATCTGTTTATAGTATACCTGTTAAAGGTGGATaaagataatattttaatcTGATTTTGCCAAGCTACTATCCGGAACTATTATATCCATCTATAGATATATCTTATTTGTGTCTGTTATAGTAGTTATAAACATAGCCGATGTATGGACTAGGAAGACGATTTTAATCAAGACATTACAGTTCCAGAATGATAATGCGTTCATTTTAGTTGTGGAAGTTGATACAGTTATGGAAAATGTTGCCAAGCAAGAGCCAATAATCTATGTATAGTGGGAGACATCTCCTCATGCACAATACATTAGGAATATCTATGTCTATACAGAATCCATATGTTTATGTTAACAGGTCTCTTTGTGATGAATAGGTGTAATGTAGGAATTCTACTATCAGTTTCTGAATTTTATCTACTTGTATTGCGTCAATTAATTCCAAAGGATGTATGTAGTGCCATTGTAGGTTCAATGATTATCTTAAGGAATATTGGAGCACTGAAACCTAAAAAAGACCATTTTCTTTATAGAGGAGAATCTAAATAGCAAGGTGCTTAAGTGAATTCCATACAGAAatcattcaaaaaaatttcgataccttttatttttttggtcaaaaatagagaataaacTAGAAAAGGGCCCAACCGGGTTAATATTATCTAACATTTTGTTAAAACATATTCATAAAGTTAGGAGGATATTTTGGGTATTGAAAAGCAATTAATGTTCTGAAAATAAGTATTTTAGGGTAGTGAGTCTCCGGTTGTCTTGACACTGGTTATTCTCTTAAATTCCTGATTCGCAGCTCCCCTTTTCACCTCCTGAAGCAGTTAGCAGCTTATGTGGTGGGTGCGTCTTTGATGAGAAAGCAGGGGTAGTTGCTCTACATACAGAAAATTATGGCATCCAATTCTATAGTTTGTTCGATGATCATGCAATATCTGAGGTATGAATAAACAATTGTCTGATCTTTAGGTAATGTaagcaatttttaaatttctgaaAACATGGCAGTTTCACTATAGATGATccattttaattcttttttgttgacTGAGTTTCCTTTAACGAATGTTCTGGTACCTCAAGATGTGCTACACTGCATCTTCCCCGTGATAATTTTCCTTTGAAATGGGTGGTGGTTGGAGTGAGGCGGATTTTGAGAACTAGAAGGTGACAGGCGATCAAGATTCCTTTCTAGTCAATTAGATTTCACACCAGAGACATGATCCTTTGCTTTAGATGTAACTGCAAAAGATATATCTCAGATGAAGCACTTAGGACATTTTTAAGTATGTAGCTTATTGTTTTCACTGAACATTTCTCAGAGTTGTTTTACCTCATTCATTTTTCTGCCTTTTACAATAAAATCTTAGTCACGTCATGGGTGACAACCAATGAAACTTGAAATATCTTAATGTTATTTCACCGGGAGAGCATTAAAAGAACATTTTGTGGTTCAACCTTTTGGCTGTTTTCAGTTTTAAGAAACTagaagagaaaatgacacaaatggtccccgaactttggcccaatgtgctatgtgatccccgaacttttaatttgaccaatatagtcctgaactttaatccaatgtgcaatgtaatccctaaactttcaatttgttcaatgtggttcccAAActatgttcaacttagtccccgaactataaGAAACTATTCAAAAtcatccttgaacttgaattaatggaacgACTACgttgaacatcttcctataattCAGGGACTAAGTTGAGTATGCTccaaaaattcagggatcatattggtcaaattaaaagttcagggattacattgcacattgaatcaaagttcatggatcatttgtgtcattatcccaagCTGGAACAGTAAACTGAAAGTATAGTTCGTCCAAATGCAAGTCATATTGATAGAAAATGATGGTGGGGTTTGGGAAGGTAAATATCTATGTGGCCAAGATGACTTTTCTGAGGACAAAGGATTTACATTTAGTGAGTACCATGTCTGGGTGCTATGAACTGGAAACTAAAGCATTCAAGATTCTCCTGTGCAGGTTCAAGTATGTGAGAGAAATCATCAGCCAGGCAATGAAATCACGGTAATGCTATTCATTTGTTCTTCTGTTTCTTGAGTGGTACTGCTTGGCTACATGGGGTCTCTTGTCGATCCTTTCTAGTTTCTATCTACACTTGGATGTTCAGCTACTTAATTTCTATTCTTGGATGTTCTGGTTGCAGGTTGTAGTGACTCAGCTGGCCCTTTCAGTTGATGGTTCTTTTATGAGTACCGTCGAAGTTAGGCTTCCTGAAGAAGATATAGGCGGTCTTGTTTGCCTTAAGTTTTGGACATCAGATTCTGAGGATAAACGTTTTAGATTGTTGACCGTGATCTACGAACCTCACAGGTTTGTAATTGTTTTCCCTTCCATCGCACCAATAACAAGGTCTGTCCTGAAACATGTGACTCGCAGACACACaaacccaaaaggaaaagcGTTGCCTAGGCATTAGTGCTGAAAGCAATCA
This genomic interval from Rhodamnia argentea isolate NSW1041297 chromosome 4, ASM2092103v1, whole genome shotgun sequence contains the following:
- the LOC115750801 gene encoding WD repeat-containing protein 75 codes for the protein MIRGGKSYVSSPPAFSNDAKRLLVCTGSTVSVFSTSTGLQMGSLEGHVALVTSVIVVPDSSPAGRFLCYCWTASLDGTIRYWDFSVLELMKTVDVRLPIFSMVIPSLLSQQNESSERSPDVFAYISVENIRAPETQPKALRGQVRKCNLTKSSLAGGVTLKETKKPEYITISSSGEFFGILDKQKLHIWKVPEIESERVVLKRIDLHHTKKFTVFAFHPTQRIVAAGDVTGRILVWRGFGKRTFSIGDGQPNGRLTNFDEDKPGVRGNDDADNCTTWHWHPHEVCCLVFSSDGAYMYSGGREGVLVVWQIDTGKKKFLPRIGSPLLYFVDSPDPSLASISCADNQMHLLKMPAMEMVKSISGIKLPFSPPEAVSSLCGGCVFDEKAGVVALHTENYGIQFYSLFDDHAISEVQVCERNHQPGNEITVVVTQLALSVDGSFMSTVEVRLPEEDIGGLVCLKFWTSDSEDKRFRLLTVIYEPHRDSDISAVAFRPTQLMAVTSSYGGDFKTWVCGDEIERREVQNTGWTCYAVGSYKKRPMTAATFSADGSVLAVAAETVITLWDPDRNILVAVIGHAFTPIKTLSFVGQSGYIVSASRGSRPQLSVWSLSKSSKLWSYSLQIEAVTCLGDSSTFAILALLPKLATESQGMALGGRDGAILTFDVNRPDPVAVWSVRKAEGGALAFIQGSPSQENITQGKTSCGLLAFINGDHEYVLFDPYSDEATEHGVAHRTGLVSEETEKYGYSSIYGELQEFNLERSQTTEITVAPSEKPWATLFSGSSQTLPPLTKLCSAFLESLLEKRPAVVEQ